One Euphorbia lathyris chromosome 1, ddEupLath1.1, whole genome shotgun sequence DNA segment encodes these proteins:
- the LOC136208271 gene encoding putative methylesterase 11, chloroplastic, producing MGNLCTCFAPKTVKKKKPIKRVSGNPQSLPNSSNRWTRIRSTRKDSTESLIQEQALAAAILFRQHQQDNGSASLPFDRSASLRYPNNSGSKKNQLPRSSSSRARSLTDPLLQPHQLVNQDFKLEDLDTNHFVLVHGGGFGAWCWYKTIALLEEGGFRVTTMELTGSGVHSFDTNGITSLSQYVEPLTDFLEKLPDGEKVILVGHDFGGACISYAMELFPSRISKAVFIAAAMLTTGQSTLDMFSQQAGSNDLMQQAQIFVYANGNGHPPTAIELDKSLLRELLFNQCPAKDVALASVSMRPIPFAPVLEKLCLSDMKHGTVRRFYIETPEDNAIPIALQESMINSSPPEKVFRLKGADHSPFFSKPQALHKLLVEISKIPST from the exons ATGGGCAATCTCTGCACTTGTTTCGCTCCTAAAActgtgaagaagaagaaaccgaTAAAGCGTGTATCCGGTAACCCGCAATCCTTGCCCAACTCCAGTAACCGTTGGACTCGGATCCGATCAACCCGCAAAGACAGCACTGAATCATTGATTCAGGAGCAGGCTTTGGCTGCTGCAATTCTTTTCAGGCAGCATCAGCAAGACAACGGCTCTGCTTCCTTGCCTTTTGATCGCTCGGCTTCGTTACGGTACCCGAATAATTCCGGGTCTAAGAAAAACCAGTTGCCTCGGAGCTCCAGTTCGAGAGCCCGGTCGCTTACTGACCCTTTGCTGCAGCCTCACCAGCTTGTTAACCAG GATTTCAAGCTTGAAGATCTTGATACTAATCATTTTGTCCTTGTACATGGGGGAGGCTTCGGTGCCTGGTGTTGGTACAAAACAATAGCACTTCTAGAAGAGGGTGGTTTCAGAGTTACCACCATGGAATTAACTGGCTCTGGCGTTCATTCTTTTGATACAAATGGCATTACCAGTCTTTCTCAATATGTGGAACCCCTTACTGATTTTCTTGAAAAGCTTCCTGATGGGGAGAAg GTGATTTTGGTGGGGCACGATTTCGGTGGTGCTTGTATATCATATGCAATGGAGTTGTTTCCTTCTAGAATTTCAAAGGCCGTTTTCATTGCTGCAGCAATGCTGACTACTGGACAGAGCACTCTTGATATGTTCTCACAACAG GCAGGCTCAAATGATTTGATGCAACAGGCACAGATATTTGTGTATGCAAATGGAAATGGTCATCCTCCAACTGCTATTGAGCTGGACAAGTCATTATTGAGAGAATTACTGTTCAATCAGTGTCCTGCCAAG GATGTTGCATTAGCCTCTGTTTCAATGAGGCCTATCCCGTTTGCCCCAGTTTTAGAGAAGCTTTGTCTTTCAGACATGAAACATGGAACAGTTAGACGGTTTTATATAGAAACTCCAGAAGATAATGCAATACCAATTGCACTACAGGAAAGCATGATAAACTCAAGCCCTCCGGAAAAGGTATTTCGTTTAAAAGGAGCTGATCACTCACCCTTTTTTTCAAAGCCTCAAGCCCTTCACAAGCTATTGGTTGAGATATCAAAGATCCCTTCAACTTGA